A genomic stretch from Synergistaceae bacterium includes:
- a CDS encoding V-type ATP synthase subunit E: protein MALADIKAKIKAESQAQIKALEAENDAKVREISRTVNAEIKAVQDAYAARLAKEEPEVLRRREIVAELDAKRVDLGVRQRLVTEAFEASLKQLVEMAPDKYVKFADRLMAQAVVTGHEVVFVGTNEKHLDQRWLDGYNASHSTSLTLSPERLPISGGFVLRNDRIDTNCSWDMLIEDARADIETEVLKRLFA from the coding sequence ATGGCACTTGCAGACATAAAAGCAAAGATTAAAGCCGAATCACAGGCACAGATCAAAGCACTCGAGGCAGAGAACGACGCGAAAGTACGTGAGATAAGCCGCACTGTCAACGCCGAAATCAAGGCTGTCCAGGATGCATACGCGGCACGTCTCGCGAAGGAAGAGCCCGAAGTCCTCAGAAGGCGCGAAATCGTAGCAGAGCTTGACGCGAAGAGAGTTGATCTCGGAGTCCGCCAGCGTCTGGTTACTGAAGCGTTCGAGGCTTCGCTGAAGCAGCTCGTGGAGATGGCACCTGATAAGTACGTCAAGTTTGCTGACAGGCTTATGGCTCAGGCAGTAGTTACGGGTCATGAAGTCGTGTTTGTCGGAACTAACGAGAAGCACCTCGACCAGAGATGGCTTGACGGCTACAACGCATCACACAGCACATCACTTACCCTCAGCCCTGAGAGGCTTCCGATAAGCGGCGGCTTTGTGCTGAGGAATGACCGCATTGACACAAATTGTTCATGGGACATGCTGATTGAGGATGCCCGTGCTGACATTGAGACCGAAGTCTTGAAGCGGTTGTTTGCGTAA